Genomic segment of Bacteroidales bacterium:
TTGTCACGGACAGGGACCAGAATCTGATCCTTCAGTCGGCCCGGCTGGAGTATGACCCGGCAACCGGATTGGAAAACAGAGAGATAGCTGAGGAGAAGCTTGCTGTATATCCAAATCCGGCAAATGGATTTGCATATGTTAATTTCGGGAGGGAGATAGGTCAGGAAGGTCAGTTACAGATTGCTGACCTCCAGGGAAGAACGGTGATGACGACTGTGCTTTCTCCCGGGTATTCCATTTATAAACTGGAGTTCAAGGACCTTGCTCCAGGCATATACCTGTTGCGCTGGATCGAATCCGGGGCCCTGTCAGGACAGGGGAAGCTGGTGCATGTACACTGATTACTGCTCCTGAAGAAGAGCATTTGCAAACTCCTTCCCAAAATGGACCAGTTTGTCAGCTTCCTGACTGCTGGGAAGAAACCTTGCGGTCTGGCCTTCGCCCACAACTTTCAATTTCAGGTTTTTCAGATGGTCCTCGATCAGTTTAACTGCTTCCCCGCTCCATCCAAATGAACCAAAAACAGCAGCATATTTGCCTTTATCGCGTATGGGATTAATTACTGAGAAAAGCTTGTAAACGGGCAACAGGGTGTTCTGGTTTATGGTTGGCGAACCTACGATGATCGCATGAGCTTTTACCACATGTTCCTCCAGATCTCCCAGGAGGATATTTTCAATATCAACGAGGTCGACCTCGATATTTTCTGCTGTCTTCAGCCCGGAGACCACCAGCTTTGCCATCTCCCCGGTATATCCGTAGGCTGATATATAGGCAACCAGTACCCGGTTGCTTTTATTGGATTCTTCCAGGTATTTGCTGGCAAGCCTGAATGAACGGTCTATCCTCTCTTTCCAGCCGGACCGGAGGATGGGGCCATGGCCCGGACAGATCATATCCACCGGAAGCAGTTTTATTTTCTCAATGGCTTTCAGCATAAACTTGCTATAGGGTTTCAGGATCACATCAAAGTAGTAATCAAAGGCATCGTTATAGTCTCCCACCAGGTCATCAAACATTTGTTCGTGAGCAAAGTGAGCTCCGAAGGAGTCACAGGTGAAGAGCAAGCCATCTTCTTCCAGGTAGGTGTATATGGTGTCGGGCCAGTGCAGGTTGGGTGCACCAATGACCCGGAGCTTCTTATTGCCCAGATCAATCACATCTCCATCTTTCACTTTCAGGGCATTAAACGGGCGGTTCAACATTTCGCCCAGGTAGGTCAGTGCTTGTCCGCTTCCCACCACGATAGCCTCAGGGGCCAGATCGAGGAGGTGTATCAGGGAGCCGGAATGGTCGGGTTCAGTATGATTGCATACAATGTATTTGATCTCTGCAGGATCAGTTAGGGAAAGCAGTTTATTCTTAAATTCCGGCCAGTATTTTTCCTTGACTGTATCAATGAGTGCTTTTTTTTCTGCCTCAATAAAGTAGGAATTGTAGGTGGTTCCGAATTTGGTTTCCATGACGATGTCGAAGGTAACAATGTCCTGATCCAGAACACCAATCCAGTTCACATTCTCACTTAGCTGCAGAATTTTTGTATTATCCATTAAATGCTCCGTTTAGGCTGCAAATATAGATAAAAAAAGCTGTTCCGCCGGAACGGAACAGCTACTGAAAACTCACAATCTGAATGTAACGGACCTTAGATCGTGGAGATCACATCCATTATTTGGAGCAATCTGATTTTTTCGTGCTTTCTGATTTTTTTGCGTCGCTGCCTGCCGATTTTGTTTCAGAGGAGCAATCAGCACTTTTAGTTGCTTCCGCAGATTTCTCAGTCTTAGCTTTTTTCTTGGGATCTTCATCCTGAAGAGAAATCAGAATAAGGTTGCTATTGTTAGAAGCTATGGCTGGAGCTGCTATGCCACCAATAAAAAGTGCAAGTGCTAAAATGGCTAATGTCTTTTTCATAATCTATAAATTTTTAAATCGGTTTCTGGAGTGCAATATAGAGGATGAACGAAGGAGATGTTGTTAAGACAATGTTAAAAAAGAGTTCCAGCTCTTTTATTTGAAGGTGGCAATTGGAGTGACACCACCGGTAACCCGCTGACCCGTTTTCACCTGGATCTGGGCATCCAGGGGCAGAAACAGGTCCAGCCGGGAGCCAAACTTGATAAAGCCCATCTCACTTCCCTGGCTGGCAAGCTCTCCTTCAGTGGCGTAGCA
This window contains:
- a CDS encoding FprA family A-type flavoprotein translates to MDNTKILQLSENVNWIGVLDQDIVTFDIVMETKFGTTYNSYFIEAEKKALIDTVKEKYWPEFKNKLLSLTDPAEIKYIVCNHTEPDHSGSLIHLLDLAPEAIVVGSGQALTYLGEMLNRPFNALKVKDGDVIDLGNKKLRVIGAPNLHWPDTIYTYLEEDGLLFTCDSFGAHFAHEQMFDDLVGDYNDAFDYYFDVILKPYSKFMLKAIEKIKLLPVDMICPGHGPILRSGWKERIDRSFRLASKYLEESNKSNRVLVAYISAYGYTGEMAKLVVSGLKTAENIEVDLVDIENILLGDLEEHVVKAHAIIVGSPTINQNTLLPVYKLFSVINPIRDKGKYAAVFGSFGWSGEAVKLIEDHLKNLKLKVVGEGQTARFLPSSQEADKLVHFGKEFANALLQEQ